The genomic region AACCCCGTGGGGCCGCAGCCGGCGGCGATGATCGCGGCCCAGTTGCTGACATTGCAGCTGCTCGTGTTGCCCTCGTAGGCCACGAGCCCGCCCTGCCCATCGTTGTCGGCCAGGGTGAAGCGCAGCAGCTGGGCGCGACCGCTCCCGTTCGCTCGCGCCCTGGCCCCGTTGAACATGTTGACGATGCGCCCCGCGAGGTCCTCGGCGCGCGCGTCGCCGAACGAGTTCATCATCGCCGGACCAGCCAAGCCAATCATCACGGCGATGATGGTGACGACGGCCATCATCTCCACCAACGTGAAGCCCTGCGGTCCCAGGGAGCGGTTCGAGTGAGGACGGAAACGCACGAAGGCGCAACTATGCAAGGAACGTACCTCAGCGTTCAGGAGGAGGCATCCGACGTGATCCTCGGTGAGATGGCTTGGCCCTCGGCTGCGCACAGCCTGCATTCGGTGCAGGGCTACGAAATCTTTTCGTGGCGTCACGGCGTGATCGTCTTTTCTCACCAGCACTGACAACCATGGCTGATGGTGGTGAGGAGACTGTAGAGGACTCGTCCCCACTACCCGAAGTACCTGACCATCGACACCACGCGCGACGCGCCCGAGAGTAGACCCTAGAAGACACGAAGATGACGCAACGGCCTTGACAGACACCCCCTCCCGGCGTACATCGGCGCCTCCACACGCCCGCGGAAGTGGCGGAATTGGCAGACGCGCATGATTCAGGTTCATGTAAGGTAACACTTGTGGAGGTTCGAGTCCTCTCTTCCGCACCCCTGGAGCTCTCGCAGCTCTGAACGCAAGCCCGGCTCACGCTGGGCTTTCGTTTTTCGGTGGCCCAGCTCACTGCTGTCCCCTCGCCGTCCTGGCCGGCCGACGTCCTGGCTGACGTCCTGGCCGGCCGACGTCCTGGCCGGCCGACGTCCTGGCCGGCCGACGTCCTGGCTGACGTCCTGGCTGACGTCCTGGCTGACGTCCTGGCGACGTCCTGGCTGACGTCCTGGCCGAGACCATCCAGAACCGGGCCTGCGCAGGGCGTCAGGACAGCGCAGAGAGGGCCTCGCGGAGGACCACCTCGACCGGCCGCTCGACCTCGTCGTGCTCGGTCACCCCCTGCACGGCGCGCTCGGCGTCGGGTCGCTTGTAGCCCATCAGCACCAGCGCGTTGACGACCTGGGCGACCACGCCCGTGGCGGCTGGCTGCGTGGGCTTGCGGATGGCGGCGCGGG from Sandaracinaceae bacterium harbors:
- a CDS encoding prepilin-type N-terminal cleavage/methylation domain-containing protein — translated: MRFRPHSNRSLGPQGFTLVEMMAVVTIIAVMIGLAGPAMMNSFGDARAEDLAGRIVNMFNGARARANGSGRAQLLRFTLADNDGQGGLVAYEGNTSSCNVSNWAAIIAAGCGPTGFCTEVLDPRQRQMVGDTLQLGLLTTGDRGTWEETLADLCYEPTGLTFWRAGAVASSDGLMSSENGGGAGGSLRGGFRFHVQRLDSTTAAISVDRELVAPLGAAARVSQ